A single region of the Ancylobacter novellus DSM 506 genome encodes:
- a CDS encoding restriction endonuclease subunit S produces the protein MDAWTPNSAGLAQDEPWELPEGWAWVPLKMLSNFIGRGRGPTYVEAGGVPVVNQKCIRWHRLEPRHLKLTSRDAFDRLPPELYIRAGDLLWNSTGTGTIGRALIYDGSIAELTVDSHVTIVRPSSIDPAYLGHFVETSRVQHLVVDGHVGSTNQQELPRSFVEELIVPLAPLAEQRRIVARIDGLFAEIAEGEAALEEARRGLDTFRRAVLKAAVTGELTKDWRERNPVAETGHDLVARMRGSMSKNKRLRTAWTPRTDLPELPDTWAWCAVHEAGDVQLGRQRAPQHHTGAHMRPYLRVANVLEDRLDLSDVKLMNFTPEEFETFALKAGDVLLNEGQAPDLLGRPAMYRGEIEGCCFQKTLLRFRASELVDENFALLVFRHYMHSGRFKRESRITTNIGHLTQVRFVEMEFPIPPPAEVAVILRRVSEALAASADTLAMLDAEAADAARLKQSILKAAFEGHLVPQDPADEPASAMLARLRAANPPVARIRRGRRKTVSEKAKS, from the coding sequence ATGGACGCGTGGACGCCGAATAGCGCCGGCCTGGCCCAGGATGAGCCGTGGGAGTTGCCTGAGGGGTGGGCTTGGGTTCCGCTCAAGATGCTCAGCAATTTCATCGGTCGCGGTCGAGGGCCGACCTACGTTGAGGCTGGCGGCGTCCCTGTCGTGAATCAGAAATGCATAAGATGGCACCGGCTTGAACCGCGCCATTTAAAGCTAACGTCTCGCGACGCCTTTGACCGGCTACCGCCGGAACTCTACATCAGAGCGGGAGATCTCCTTTGGAACTCGACCGGCACAGGAACTATAGGTCGTGCGCTCATTTACGACGGTTCGATTGCCGAGCTAACGGTCGACTCCCATGTCACCATTGTTCGCCCTTCATCGATTGACCCCGCCTATCTTGGCCACTTCGTCGAAACATCGCGAGTGCAACACCTCGTCGTCGACGGCCATGTTGGTTCGACCAACCAGCAGGAATTGCCGCGGTCGTTCGTTGAAGAACTTATTGTCCCTCTCGCTCCCCTCGCCGAACAGCGCCGCATCGTCGCCCGCATCGATGGGCTGTTTGCCGAGATTGCGGAGGGTGAGGCAGCACTGGAGGAGGCGCGCAGGGGGCTCGACACCTTCCGCCGAGCCGTGCTGAAAGCGGCCGTAACCGGCGAATTGACGAAGGATTGGCGCGAGAGGAACCCTGTCGCCGAAACCGGTCACGACCTCGTCGCCCGTATGCGCGGTTCCATGTCAAAGAACAAACGTCTGCGGACGGCGTGGACTCCCCGCACGGATTTGCCAGAATTGCCCGACACTTGGGCGTGGTGTGCTGTTCATGAAGCAGGTGATGTGCAGTTGGGAAGGCAGCGCGCGCCGCAGCACCACACGGGGGCGCACATGCGTCCCTACCTGCGCGTCGCCAATGTGCTCGAAGACAGGCTAGACCTTTCGGACGTGAAACTGATGAACTTCACTCCGGAGGAGTTCGAAACCTTCGCACTGAAGGCGGGTGACGTCTTGCTCAACGAAGGTCAGGCCCCCGACCTCCTCGGCAGACCAGCCATGTATCGAGGAGAAATCGAGGGCTGCTGCTTTCAGAAAACACTTCTGCGTTTTCGAGCCAGCGAGCTGGTTGACGAGAATTTCGCGCTGCTTGTCTTCCGACATTATATGCATTCGGGGCGCTTCAAGCGTGAAAGCCGGATCACCACAAACATCGGACATCTGACGCAGGTGCGGTTCGTTGAAATGGAGTTTCCTATCCCGCCCCCCGCCGAGGTAGCCGTAATCCTACGCCGCGTCTCCGAAGCGCTCGCCGCCAGCGCCGACACACTGGCCATGCTGGACGCGGAAGCCGCCGACGCCGCGCGGCTGAAACAGTCAATCCTCAAGGCCGCCTTCGAAGGCCACCTCGTGCCGCAAGACCCGGCCGATGAGCCAGCGAGCGCTATGCTGGCGCGGTTGCGGGCCGCAAACCCACCTGTCGCGCGCATCAGGCGCGGGCGGCGCAAAACTGTTTCTGAGAAGGCCAAGTCATGA
- a CDS encoding DEAD/DEAH box helicase family protein codes for MNLGAGLGIAVREFQTASGPVDYGLFVDRRLCGVVEAKAQGTTLSGFAEQAARYIADAPKHLIREEGQVRFEYVASGTETLFRDHSDPAPVSRRVFWFHRPETLDLWLKQSLTSRARLQILPEVVTDGLRACQIDAVMALERSLAENRLRALVQMATGAGKTFTACTLSCRLLAHAGFKRILFLADRANLVRQTRDEFLAYRPPGTGRSFSELYNVQKLGAAGLDKDAQVVVATIQRVYSVLAGREMAEDEEEVSSFEVGGADAERLVSYNPALPIESFDLVITDECHRSIYGTWRQVLEYFDAFTVGLTATPSLHTLGFFGRNLVAQYPYERSVVDGVNVGFEIFRIRTEIGERGATVKAGYDLPVRDKRTRAQRYETLSEDFSYTPEQIDRSVLVPNQIRTVLETYRDTLFTELFPSRREVPKTLIFAKDDHHAEEIVTLVREVFGKGNDFAKKITYRTDGADPESLIRSFRNDYNPRIAVTVDMIATGTDVKPIEVLIFFRDVRSELYFEQMKGRGARTISPEKLREVTPDAEAKTRFVLIDAVGVSESLKTVSQPLERDRVISFDRLIDDVAAGRRDDDAFTTLAARLAALDRRIGDKDRAAIVKASGGIDLAGLAARLLDAVDPDALAERVPKDAPEAEQRRAREAAKDAAAIAFDDPVLRRLLKDVKASADIRIDTISTDAVTSSGWDASRAGETVDKFQRFLEERRDELAALQILYRLPYAQRRLTYEALDDLRQALKRPPWLLEPIDIWRAYRRIASDKVRGNPAGTLADIVMLVRYAIGEADTLEPLPALVAGRFNLWLGREEKAGRSYTDAQKAWLVAIRDHLAVNIEIGIGDLMEAPEFSARGGLIQARALFGTRLPALLDDLTDALVA; via the coding sequence ATGAATCTGGGCGCGGGCCTAGGCATCGCGGTGCGCGAATTCCAGACCGCCTCCGGCCCCGTTGATTATGGGCTCTTTGTTGATCGCCGGCTCTGTGGCGTTGTCGAAGCCAAGGCCCAGGGAACCACGCTGTCCGGATTTGCCGAGCAAGCAGCCCGATACATCGCGGATGCGCCCAAGCACCTCATCCGCGAGGAGGGGCAAGTTCGCTTCGAATATGTTGCGTCCGGAACGGAAACGCTGTTTCGCGATCACAGCGATCCTGCGCCCGTGTCGCGCCGCGTCTTCTGGTTTCATCGCCCGGAAACCCTGGACCTGTGGCTGAAGCAGTCCCTCACATCGCGCGCCCGGCTCCAGATCTTGCCGGAAGTGGTGACGGACGGTTTGCGTGCGTGTCAGATCGACGCCGTAATGGCGCTAGAACGGAGCTTGGCAGAAAACCGTCTTCGGGCGCTGGTGCAAATGGCAACCGGTGCGGGCAAGACATTCACCGCTTGCACACTGAGTTGTCGTCTGCTCGCCCATGCCGGGTTCAAACGTATCCTGTTCCTGGCGGATCGCGCCAACCTCGTGCGCCAGACGCGGGACGAGTTTCTCGCCTACCGCCCACCAGGAACGGGTCGGTCCTTCTCGGAACTCTACAATGTCCAGAAGCTTGGCGCCGCCGGCCTCGACAAGGATGCACAAGTGGTCGTCGCCACCATCCAGCGTGTCTACTCGGTGCTGGCCGGACGCGAAATGGCCGAGGATGAGGAAGAGGTGTCGAGCTTCGAGGTCGGGGGCGCAGATGCCGAACGGCTGGTGAGCTATAATCCGGCGCTTCCAATCGAGAGCTTCGATCTTGTGATCACGGATGAGTGCCACCGCTCGATCTATGGGACGTGGCGCCAGGTGCTGGAATATTTCGACGCTTTCACCGTCGGCCTTACCGCCACACCCTCCCTGCACACGCTCGGCTTCTTCGGCCGGAATCTCGTGGCGCAATATCCCTATGAGCGCTCGGTCGTCGATGGCGTGAATGTTGGCTTCGAGATTTTCCGTATCCGGACGGAGATAGGGGAGCGCGGCGCCACAGTGAAGGCCGGCTACGATCTCCCGGTGCGCGACAAGCGCACGCGCGCGCAGCGCTACGAGACGCTGTCGGAGGATTTCAGCTACACGCCCGAGCAGATTGATCGCTCCGTGCTGGTGCCGAACCAGATCCGCACCGTGCTGGAAACCTACCGTGACACGCTCTTCACCGAGCTTTTTCCGTCCCGCCGCGAAGTGCCGAAAACCCTGATCTTTGCCAAGGACGATCACCACGCCGAGGAGATCGTAACCCTCGTTCGCGAGGTGTTTGGCAAGGGAAATGACTTCGCCAAGAAGATCACCTACCGCACCGATGGCGCAGACCCCGAGTCGCTGATCCGCTCCTTCCGCAACGATTATAACCCCCGCATCGCGGTCACAGTGGACATGATCGCGACCGGCACGGACGTGAAGCCGATCGAGGTGCTGATCTTCTTCCGCGACGTAAGGTCGGAACTCTATTTCGAACAGATGAAGGGGCGCGGTGCGCGGACCATCTCCCCCGAAAAGCTGCGCGAGGTGACGCCCGACGCCGAGGCGAAGACCCGCTTCGTGCTGATCGACGCGGTCGGCGTATCGGAAAGCCTGAAGACCGTCTCGCAGCCGCTGGAGCGCGACCGCGTCATCTCCTTCGACCGGTTGATTGACGACGTTGCTGCCGGGCGTCGCGATGATGATGCCTTCACGACGCTGGCCGCGCGGCTGGCGGCGCTGGACAGGCGCATCGGCGACAAGGACCGTGCGGCGATCGTGAAGGCGTCGGGCGGAATCGATCTCGCGGGGCTTGCCGCACGGCTGCTTGATGCGGTGGACCCGGATGCGCTCGCCGAGCGTGTGCCGAAGGACGCCCCCGAGGCCGAGCAGCGCAGGGCGCGCGAAGCGGCGAAGGACGCCGCCGCCATTGCGTTCGATGATCCCGTGCTGCGACGGCTGCTGAAGGATGTGAAAGCCTCTGCCGATATCCGCATCGACACCATCTCGACCGATGCCGTGACCTCCTCCGGTTGGGACGCGAGCCGCGCCGGCGAGACGGTCGACAAGTTCCAGCGCTTCCTGGAGGAGCGGCGCGACGAACTCGCGGCGCTTCAGATCCTGTACCGACTCCCCTATGCGCAGCGGCGCCTCACCTATGAGGCGCTGGACGATTTGCGCCAGGCGCTAAAGCGGCCGCCCTGGCTCCTTGAGCCCATCGACATCTGGCGGGCTTACAGGCGCATCGCTTCGGACAAGGTGCGCGGCAATCCGGCGGGCACGCTAGCCGACATCGTCATGCTGGTGCGCTACGCGATCGGTGAGGCCGACACGCTGGAGCCGCTGCCCGCGCTCGTCGCCGGGCGGTTCAATTTGTGGCTCGGGCGTGAGGAAAAGGCCGGGCGCAGCTATACCGACGCGCAGAAGGCTTGGCTGGTGGCGATTCGCGACCATCTCGCCGTCAATATTGAGATCGGCATCGGGGACCTGATGGAAGCGCCTGAATTTTCCGCCCGCGGCGGCCTCATCCAGGCACGTGCACTGTTTGGCACCCGGCTGCCCGCGCTGCTTGATGACCTGACCGACGCGCTGGTTGCGTGA
- a CDS encoding HsdM family class I SAM-dependent methyltransferase: MNAQSLVAKVWNFAHVLRDQGVSYQAYISQISYLLFLKMDEERVTLIGEASMLPDGSRWDNIKGLSGEALNSAYVKLLGTLSKQGGIIGAIFLKAQNEIQDPAKLKRLVGLIDSETWLGLPVDVKGDIYEGLLARNAEDVKSGAGQYFTPRAVIDAMVEVVDPEPQQTVHDPACGTAGFLLAAWEHMKKHPRAQDKATYLALKNKFSGVDIVPEVVRLAAMNLYLHGITGVDSIVEAKDALLGAGGKSYDIILTNPPFGRKQSYRIVRDDGEIDNEREDYDRQDFFVTTSNKQLNFLQHIMTVLAPDGEAAVVLPDNVLFEGGAGETIRRRLLRNFDFHTLLRLPTGIFYKQGVKANVLFFDKKPPSDEAATRDLWIYDLRTNQRFTLKERPMVRADLDDFVQCYRPGRIFEREESERFRRFPLDALLARDKVNLDIFWLKDNTLDDPDLLPSPDEVAAEVVESLEVALDRFRGVAKQLGQA, translated from the coding sequence ATGAACGCCCAATCCCTCGTCGCCAAGGTCTGGAACTTCGCGCATGTGCTGCGCGATCAGGGTGTGTCTTATCAGGCCTATATCAGTCAGATTTCCTATCTTCTGTTCCTCAAGATGGATGAGGAGCGCGTCACTCTTATCGGCGAAGCCTCGATGCTGCCGGACGGCTCGCGCTGGGACAACATCAAGGGTTTGTCGGGCGAGGCATTGAATTCCGCCTATGTGAAACTGCTCGGCACGCTTTCAAAGCAGGGCGGCATCATCGGCGCCATCTTTCTCAAGGCGCAAAACGAGATCCAAGACCCAGCCAAGCTGAAGCGGCTCGTGGGCCTGATCGACAGCGAAACCTGGCTCGGCCTGCCGGTCGATGTGAAGGGTGACATTTATGAGGGCCTGCTCGCTCGCAACGCTGAGGATGTGAAATCCGGCGCCGGACAGTACTTTACCCCACGTGCCGTGATCGACGCCATGGTCGAGGTGGTCGATCCTGAACCCCAGCAGACTGTTCATGACCCGGCATGCGGCACTGCAGGATTCCTGCTCGCTGCGTGGGAGCATATGAAAAAGCATCCGCGCGCGCAGGACAAGGCGACCTATCTGGCGCTTAAGAACAAGTTCTCGGGCGTCGACATCGTGCCGGAGGTGGTGCGTCTCGCCGCGATGAATCTCTATTTGCACGGAATTACAGGCGTCGATTCCATTGTCGAGGCAAAGGATGCTCTGCTCGGAGCGGGCGGTAAGAGCTACGACATCATCCTTACCAATCCACCTTTCGGCAGAAAGCAGAGCTACCGGATCGTCCGCGACGACGGCGAGATCGACAACGAGCGCGAGGATTACGACCGACAGGATTTTTTCGTCACTACCTCGAACAAGCAGTTGAACTTTCTTCAGCACATCATGACCGTGCTGGCTCCGGATGGCGAAGCCGCTGTGGTGTTGCCTGACAATGTGCTGTTCGAGGGGGGCGCAGGCGAAACGATCCGTCGCCGGCTGCTGCGTAATTTTGACTTTCACACGCTGCTGCGTCTGCCCACCGGGATCTTCTACAAGCAGGGCGTGAAGGCGAATGTGCTCTTCTTCGACAAGAAGCCTCCGTCCGACGAAGCGGCCACTAGAGATTTGTGGATTTATGATCTGCGAACCAATCAGCGCTTCACGCTGAAAGAGCGCCCAATGGTGCGAGCCGATCTCGACGATTTCGTCCAGTGCTATCGGCCGGGTCGGATTTTCGAGCGTGAGGAAAGTGAGAGGTTCAGGCGCTTCCCGCTTGATGCATTGCTCGCCCGCGACAAGGTCAATCTCGATATCTTCTGGTTGAAGGACAACACGCTGGATGATCCCGATCTGCTCCCGTCGCCGGACGAGGTTGCGGCTGAGGTAGTAGAGAGCCTTGAGGTCGCGCTTGATCGCTTTCGGGGCGTGGCCAAGCAATTGGGACAGGCATAG
- a CDS encoding helix-turn-helix domain-containing protein, which produces MARAALGLGVRDLANQAAVSTQTVTRFERGEALKAATVERLQAALEAAGIEFIPENGGGAGVRFRKPSESE; this is translated from the coding sequence ATGGCCCGCGCCGCTCTCGGCTTGGGCGTGCGCGATTTGGCGAACCAGGCTGCCGTTTCCACACAAACCGTGACCCGTTTCGAGCGCGGCGAGGCATTGAAAGCGGCAACGGTTGAGCGTCTTCAAGCGGCGCTCGAAGCCGCCGGCATTGAGTTCATTCCGGAAAATGGCGGCGGCGCCGGTGTGCGCTTCCGCAAGCCGTCAGAGTCGGAATAG
- a CDS encoding DUF262 domain-containing protein, protein MTRHTIEASEKPILDIFCDKYLFRIPSYQRPYAWTTEQTSELLDDIITACGEGGDVANASPYFLGSIVLIKDPQKPEADVVDGQQRLTTLTILLSVLRDLSAPKIGAAIHNYICQTGDPIKGTCDVFRLTPRDRDAEFFRANIQAEAGTNALPDVRQFRDARARMIENATFLRGRLKDSSEESLRRLTMYIAQRCYLVIVAASDQESAFRIFSVLNSRGLDLSPADILKAEIIGALPVGKQDAYTAQWEDIEDELGRSRFAELFGHIRMIHRKQKMQGTLIAEFREFVPTRKDPAKFIENELSPYADAYEEITDRAFESYKHADEINRQLTHLSRLDNFDWQPPAIEVIAKRRSDPDFILRFLSDLERLAYGLFLMRSDPSDRIRRYGRLLGWIQTGDDLFSDASPLQLDDAEKKAVRRSLDGDIYTVTRIRLPLLLRLDELLSGGSAVYSSPIMTVEHVLPQNPKAGSHWLTDFPTESDRDLWVHKLANLVILTRRKNSQAGNLDFQDKKSKYFSMKNGVSNFALTSKVLAESEWTIDTLKRRQNELIGAIEKLWRLA, encoded by the coding sequence ATGACCCGCCACACGATTGAAGCCAGCGAGAAGCCGATCCTCGACATTTTCTGCGACAAGTACCTGTTCCGCATTCCGTCCTATCAGCGGCCCTATGCCTGGACGACGGAGCAGACCAGCGAGCTGCTCGATGACATCATCACCGCGTGTGGCGAAGGTGGTGACGTCGCGAATGCAAGTCCGTATTTCCTTGGCAGCATTGTTCTCATCAAGGATCCGCAGAAGCCGGAGGCCGATGTCGTCGACGGCCAGCAGCGGCTGACGACGCTGACGATTCTGCTCAGCGTGCTCCGAGACCTGTCAGCGCCGAAGATTGGCGCGGCCATTCATAACTACATCTGCCAAACCGGCGATCCTATCAAGGGCACTTGCGACGTTTTCCGTCTCACGCCGCGCGATCGCGACGCGGAGTTCTTCCGTGCGAACATTCAGGCAGAAGCAGGGACGAATGCACTTCCTGACGTTCGTCAGTTCCGGGATGCCCGCGCCCGCATGATCGAGAACGCGACATTTCTGCGCGGTCGGCTTAAGGACTCATCTGAAGAGAGTCTTCGACGCCTCACCATGTATATTGCGCAGCGCTGCTATCTGGTAATCGTCGCGGCTTCCGATCAGGAATCCGCCTTCCGGATTTTCTCGGTTCTCAATTCACGCGGTCTCGATCTTTCGCCGGCCGACATTCTGAAGGCTGAGATCATCGGGGCGCTGCCGGTAGGCAAGCAGGATGCCTACACCGCGCAGTGGGAGGACATTGAGGACGAACTCGGTCGCTCACGTTTCGCCGAACTCTTCGGCCATATCCGCATGATTCATCGTAAACAGAAAATGCAGGGAACGCTGATCGCCGAATTCCGCGAGTTCGTGCCCACGCGCAAGGACCCGGCGAAGTTCATCGAAAACGAACTGTCGCCCTATGCCGACGCCTATGAAGAGATCACGGATAGAGCGTTCGAGAGCTACAAGCATGCTGACGAGATAAATCGACAGCTGACGCATCTTTCCAGGCTCGACAATTTTGATTGGCAGCCGCCCGCGATTGAAGTGATCGCCAAACGCCGTAGCGATCCCGATTTCATTCTTCGCTTTCTTTCCGATCTTGAACGGCTCGCTTATGGCCTGTTCCTTATGCGGAGTGATCCGTCCGACCGCATCCGCCGTTACGGGCGGCTGCTTGGCTGGATCCAGACTGGCGATGACCTCTTTAGCGATGCATCGCCGCTGCAACTTGACGATGCCGAAAAGAAGGCTGTCCGAAGGAGCCTGGACGGGGACATCTACACGGTGACGCGCATCAGGTTGCCGCTTCTGCTTCGGCTTGATGAGCTGCTCTCAGGTGGCAGCGCCGTCTACAGCTCGCCAATCATGACCGTGGAGCACGTCCTTCCTCAGAATCCCAAGGCAGGAAGCCATTGGCTAACCGACTTTCCGACCGAGAGTGATCGCGATCTGTGGGTTCACAAATTGGCCAACCTCGTAATACTGACGCGGCGCAAAAACTCTCAGGCCGGAAATCTCGATTTTCAGGATAAGAAATCCAAGTATTTTTCGATGAAAAATGGCGTTTCGAATTTTGCATTGACAAGCAAAGTCCTCGCTGAAAGCGAGTGGACTATCGACACGCTCAAGCGTCGACAGAATGAACTGATTGGCGCTATTGAAAAGCTTTGGCGTCTGGCGTGA
- a CDS encoding HNH endonuclease: protein MDRLVSNFQADSNGATPLWRIASSKAASVGDRVYLFQQGSGPRGVFGIGELIEAPRRQPDPTDIDAGVTERARIRLMHLVNPRSGFLLDYDAIADIIPQSLLDAQQSGNRVPEEVSRELENRLAPIAGAARPLGAHDADASEFDPSSVNDDQERALRAIRIRRGQPAFREALMSAYGGKCAITGCAVEHVLEAAHIYPYAGRTTNHPSNGLLLRADLHTLFDCYLIAIEPTTREVVVAEELRSSPYMKLAGRRLRTPRDVTSTASKRSLEMRYAAFKAKGRLS, encoded by the coding sequence ATGGACAGGCTGGTCAGCAACTTCCAAGCTGACAGCAATGGCGCAACGCCTTTGTGGAGGATAGCGTCATCGAAAGCCGCTTCTGTCGGCGATCGTGTTTACTTGTTCCAACAAGGGTCCGGTCCGAGAGGGGTTTTCGGGATCGGCGAACTTATCGAGGCTCCCCGTAGACAGCCAGATCCCACCGACATTGATGCGGGGGTTACCGAGCGCGCCCGAATAAGGCTTATGCATCTCGTAAACCCAAGGAGCGGGTTCCTGCTCGATTACGACGCAATAGCGGACATCATTCCTCAGTCTTTGTTAGATGCTCAGCAAAGCGGCAATCGCGTGCCCGAGGAAGTCTCGCGAGAGCTTGAAAATCGACTTGCGCCCATCGCCGGCGCCGCTCGGCCCCTTGGTGCGCATGATGCCGACGCCTCTGAATTTGACCCCAGCAGCGTCAATGATGATCAAGAAAGAGCTCTTCGCGCCATCCGGATCCGCAGAGGGCAGCCAGCCTTCCGCGAGGCTCTCATGTCTGCCTATGGAGGAAAATGCGCAATAACAGGCTGCGCCGTTGAACATGTATTAGAAGCTGCACATATTTATCCCTACGCAGGTCGAACAACAAACCACCCATCGAATGGATTGCTTCTGCGAGCCGATCTCCACACATTATTTGATTGCTATCTGATAGCCATTGAACCCACCACGAGAGAGGTGGTGGTGGCAGAGGAACTGAGAAGCTCCCCTTACATGAAGTTGGCCGGGCGCCGATTGCGCACACCGCGCGATGTGACCAGCACCGCGTCCAAACGCAGCCTTGAAATGAGGTATGCGGCCTTCAAGGCCAAGGGTCGCTTATCGTAG